Proteins co-encoded in one Zygotorulaspora mrakii chromosome 5, complete sequence genomic window:
- the NGK1 gene encoding hexokinase (similar to Saccharomyces cerevisiae YLR446W; ancestral locus Anc_4.336), with protein MASYHTILDELTKSILPKSSIEQIIEELVYECRHCLENSDISMLPNGVIQRTVYYDFYQSCRSSVPILAIDFGGTKLKFAVITMPECILQYQDEFNLESGQVDLKFFDAIIRRIYLSLFEFLRNGKCAEPITVSVTFSFPLTAENEIVTMGKGFHMSEEVKGLNVLSIIDASFQRIFEEFDEPLFTVEMGEIVNDSVAVYLTHRIKNKESSIALVVGTGLNACFELPSSRLPSKKRPKNDNEFTCLNTMINAEAGFLGKKTVNITQFDIVDNPDCDMPLEYVTSGKWLPQALQRILKHYNILGPELDFIDGRWMIDIIEGNQVFERLQIEVSTILLIREIGKILLKRAAFYLVATLISISRLIQQPLSDTLEVGYVGSFLAHSSYYKGQIRKYSNDLIKLRFLADSNLIGSAIKTYLKVFSIKTEACTDK; from the coding sequence ATGGCGTCCTATCACACTATATTGGACGAGCTGACCAAAAGCattcttccaaaatcttcaattgaacaaatCATAGAAGAACTTGTTTATGAGTGTCGACATTGTCTTGAAAATAGTGATATTTCTATGCTTCCCAATGGTGTAATTCAAAGAACAGTATATTACGATTTTTACCAATCTTGCCGCTCTAGCGTTCCAATCTTAGCTATTGATTTTGGAGGCACGAAATTAAAATTTGCTGTTATCACCATGCCCGAATGTATTCTTCAGTATCAAGATGAATTTAATCTCGAATCAGGCCAGGTCgatctgaaattttttgatgctaTAATTAGACGAATATATCTGAGCTTGTTTGAATTTCTGAGAAATGGCAAATGTGCTGAACCCATTACTGTTTCGGTGACATTCAGTTTCCCATTAACCgctgaaaatgaaattgtaACCATGGGTAAAGGCTTCCACATGTCCGAGGAAGTCAAGGGTCTCAATGTTCTAAGTATCATAGACGCttcctttcaaagaattttcgAAGAGTTTGATGAGCCGTTATTCACCGTCGAAATGGGTGAAATAGTTAATGATTCAGTAGCCGTGTATCTCACTCACAGAATaaagaacaaagaaagTAGTATTGCCTTGGTAGTGGGAACGGGGCTCAAtgcttgttttgaattaCCTTCATCGCGTTTACCATCGAAGAAAAGGCCAAAGAACGATAATGAATTCACATGTCTAAATACAATGATTAATGCTGAGGCAGGATTCCTCGGCAAAAAAACGGTTAATATAACTCAATTCGATATTGTTGACAATCCAGATTGCGATATGCCATTAGAATATGTAACATCGGGGAAATGGTTACCGCAAGCATTGcagagaattttgaaacacTATAATATTCTAGGTCCGGAGTTGGATTTTATTGACGGTCGCTGGATGATTGACATAATTGAAGGCAACCAAGTTTTTGAACGTCTTCAGATTGAAGTATCCACCATACTACTGATTCGTGAAATCGGTAAAATCCTTCTAAAAAGAGCCGCCTTTTATCTTGTCGCGACGCTAATTTCTATATCTCGACTAATCCAACAGCCACTAAGTGATACATTAGAGGTCGGGTATGTGGGTAGTTTCTTGGCGCACTCTTCCTACTATAAAGGGCAAATTCGTAAATACTCTAATGATCTCATCAAGCTACGTTTTTTAGCGGACAGCAATTTAATTGGTAGCGCCATTAAAACTTATCTAAAAGTCTTTTCTATAAAAACGGAGGCATGTACTGACAAATAG
- a CDS encoding Zn(II)2Cys6 transcription factor domain-containing protein: MGNYESRKRTKPCVACKRQKLKCIYSSSLPCERCIRQGIPCHYPETSKTKSSNEKNESAVRHHFTGNTQPLRQLTPVSLTTSARFFPDMSDPKSFIGQTLKASTLSDGHSSDQAGQNADQKLVVLQNALSSVMNMFQNNRVETSQQIKHLQSQLEELQQHSYNRIKSDVSLPSLSEIISQEQQTASTTDFRANEIITLTEAAELLDLFTHKMSSHMFGYNFEAVSAGELWEESPLLLVSICAVACRHHPTLTAKLEQLVASLSWFASQLLSDSDSVSSFKEVERVILALVIASLWFEGNRLYLSIALQLARTWKIDEEQMEEGNNQSWKLWCLLYIVDGAQNLLSQKSPSVYKQSEPVILSSRRHLVESIENSKIKRILEDNSTFGKDEIATNKQLNLLNEVKHEKIRINSSQLQDIRLCGLTEYHMAIESIFHRKHRPDLSSDAISALLQPSSLGIPWKNNMDLDRWMVSWTITLQSIDVQNDAWCFKSTLLYYNFARMHINTDWLLNRGTRLTNGAERKSNWMEVWKLKDCNDISSFKNASDEIATSAASSLLKIATHDIDIRNVFQFLPNHVYIMMFYACIVILKRLPSLDISDTIYIKKLQKNFNLVKAFRDSLVSGNSSDPEFARKIVESTDELMRSFIDHCIKVSKFSKVQSSEVADIIQSSDHAFDTGSKRKTISAWPSINHGHP; this comes from the coding sequence ATGGGAAATTATGAATCAAGGAAAAGAACCAAACCATGCGTGGCCTGTAAGAGACAGAAATTGAAGTGCATCTATAGCTCATCACTTCCCTGTGAACGCTGCATTAGACAAGGCATACCGTGTCACTATCCTGAAACATCCAAAACAAAGTCatcaaacgaaaaaaatgagtCCGCTGTGCGACACCATTTTACTGGGAACACGCAACCACTTCGACAATTGACACCAGTTTCTTTGACTACGTCTGCTCGTTTTTTCCCAGATATGAGCGATCCCAAATCCTTTATTGGGCAAACTTTAAAGGCATCAACTCTTTCTGATGGGCATTCATCGGATCAAGCGGGGCAAAATGCGGATCAAAAGCTCGTAGTTTTGCAAAATGCACTGAGCTCAGTAATGAAtatgtttcaaaataacAGAGTTGAGACCTCTCAGCAGATAAAGCATTTACAATCACAATTGGAGGAACTTCAGCAACATTCATATAATAGAATCAAATCGGATGTGTCTTTACCATCGTTAAGTGAAATTATCTCACAGGAACAACAAACAGCTTCGACTACAGATTTTCGGGCAAATGAAATAATCACACTAACTGAGGCTGCAGAGCTCCTCGACCTATTCACCCATAAAATGTCTAGTCACATGTTTGGCTATAATTTTGAGGCTGTTTCTGCAGGTGAACTCTGGGAAGAATCGCCCCTGCTATTAGTTTCCATTTGTGCAGTTGCTTGTAGACATCATCCGACATTGACAGCAAAACTAGAGCAGTTGGTAGCAAGTTTAAGCTGGTTTGCTTCTCAATTACTCAGTGACAGCGATTCTGTCTCTTCATTTAAGGAAGTCGAGAGAGTCATTCTCGCATTAGTAATTGCTTCTTTATGGTTCGAAGGAAATCGTTTATATTTGTCCATTGCGTTACAATTGGCGCGGACATGGAAGATTGATGAAGAGCAAATGGAAGAAGGTAATAATCAATCATGGAAACTCTGGTGCCTCCTTTATATTGTGGACGGTGCGCAAAATCTACTGTCACAGAAGAGTCCTTCTGTTTACAAGCAGTCTGAACCCGTCATCTTATCAAGTCGAAGACACCTTGTTGAAAGCATCGAAAATTCTAAAATCAAGAGAATACTAGAAGATAACTCCACATTTGgtaaagatgaaattgcCACTAATAagcaattgaatttattgaacGAGGTtaaacatgaaaaaatacgaATAAATTCATCTCAACTACAAGATATAAGGCTATGCGGCCTCACAGAATATCATATGGCCATCgaatccatttttcaccGTAAACACCGACCTGATCTCTCTTCAGATGCCATATCGGCTCTGCTTCAACCATCAAGTCTCGGGATACCTTGGAAAAACAACATGGATTTAGATAGGTGGATGGTTTCTTGGACAATAACGCTACAGAGCATAGATGTGCAGAATGACGCCTGGTGCTTCAAATCTACACTTCTTTACTACAATTTTGCCCGTATGCACATAAACACAGATTGGCTACTCAACAGAGGCACTAGGTTAACCAACGGTGCTGAAAGGAAATCCAACTGGATGGAAGTTTGGAAGTTAAAGGACTGTAACGATATATCGAGTTTCAAGAATGCATCAGATGAAATAGCGACATCTGCTGCTAGTAGTCTGCTAAAAATTGCCACCCACGACATTGATATCCGTAATGTGTTTCAGTTTCTGCCCAACCATGTCTATATTATGATGTTCTACGCCTGTATAGTAATACTGAAACGATTACCATCGTTGGACATCTCGGATACCATatatatcaagaaattaCAGAAGAATTTCAACTTAGTGAAGGCATTTAGGGATTCATTAGTATCAGGAAATTCTTCAGACCCTGAATTTGCTCGGAAAATTGTAGAGAGTACCGACGAGCTCATGAGATCGTTTATTGACCATTGCATCAAAGTTTCCAAGTTCTCAAAAGTTCAGAGTTCGGAAGTGGCAGATATCATACAAAGTAGTGACCACGCCTTTGACACAGGAAGCAAGAGAAAAACTATTTCTGCTTGGCCAAGCATCAACCATGGCCACCCTTGA
- a CDS encoding uncharacterized protein (ancestral locus Anc_4.335) — protein MSSSFSPLIASGSPEEQNHDKSEIKIPKRRSSSGSHFLRQNWHSESRLVDPHFNEQHIRFKCIFSNLKALLQSCENYKLSIRSFFYQTMMVTESFRRLLDDTALTTAGGLSGSQVSSPSSPSSPGDSNPRTVDILRNFYLSAGLAETLNKHNRIDIERLNRQVSVISKRVENDMVFFESSVQMPINTLMHICCSISQTIRCREQANLELSGLCDKMVKSQQSRSHSNTARKIEAANKLDKKFALAKAKYETLNLILKRDLETLLKTISADFMKEWFKIFYFTTLRISYSLHYFCCNCPEFKKLQFNEYPRSSRSSPRDPNGDSIAISMAAILQKFKQDHYFVFHEIENLEIVKTYNRI, from the coding sequence ATGAGTTCTTCTTTTAGTCCTCTAATCGCTTCCGGCAGTCCTGAAGAGCAGAATCACGACAAATCGGAAATCAAAATACCAAAAAGGAGATCATCTTCTGGATCACATTTTCTGAGGCAAAACTGGCACTCAGAATCTCGACTAGTCGATCCGCACTTCAACGAGCAGCATATAAGGTTCAAATGcatcttttccaatttgaaaGCCCTTCTTCAATCTTGCGAGAATTATAAACTTTCAATACGATCATTCTTCTACCAAACGATGATGGTGACTGAATCTTTTCGTCGACTCCTAGATGATACAGCTTTGACTACGGCGGGTGGCCTGTCAGGCTCTCAGGTTTCCAGTCCATCCAGTCCATCCAGTCCGGGAGATTCAAACCCACGAACTGTGGATATTCTGAGGAATTTTTACCTATCCGCGGGCCTGGCTGAGACGTTAAATAAGCACAATCGAATAGATATTGAAAGACTGAACAGACAGGTAAGTGTCATATCCAAAAGGGTTGAAAATGACATGGTTTTTTTCGAAAGCAGCGTTCAAATGCCAATCAATACCTTGATGCATATCTGTTGCAGTATATCGCAAACGATACGTTGTAGGGAACAGGCAAATTTGGAACTCAGCGGACTTTGTGATAAGATGGTCAAATCGCAGCAATCACGCAGTCACTCGAACACTGCACGTAAAATTGAGGCTGCAAATAAGTTGGACAAGAAATTCGCTCTCGCTAAAGCAAAGTACGAAACTTTGAACCTGATACTGAAAAGAGATCTTGAAACCTTGCTCAAAACTATCTCTGCGGATTTTATGAAAGAATGGTTCAAGATTTTCTACTTCACAACCTTGAGAATTTCATACTCGCTACATTACTTTTGCTGCAATTGTCCGGAATTCAAGAAGCTGCAGTTCAACGAGTATCCAAGGAGCTCTAGAAGTAGCCCGAGGGATCCAAACGGTGATAGCATAGCAATAAGTATGGCGGCGATTCTACAGAAATTCAAGCAGGATCATTATTTCGTGTTCCACGAAATAGAAAACTTAGAGATAGTAAAGACTTATAATCGGATCTAA
- the DAK1 gene encoding dihydroxyacetone kinase (similar to Saccharomyces cerevisiae DAK1 (YML070W); ancestral locus Anc_4.334) — translation MSEAELNVKSFEIDDALEASLKGFALANPSITLVPEEKFLFRKTDKKKVALISGGGCGHEPVHAGYVGKGMLGGAVCGDIFASPSTKQIVKGVRIVNENASGVLLIVKNYTGDVLHFGLSSERARVLDIDCGMAVVGDDVAVGREKGGKVGRRALAGTVLVHKIVGAFAEEYSSKYGVKGCEKVANIITDSLVTIGSSLDHCKVPGRKFESELTENQMELGMGIHNEPGVKVLEPIPSTEELISKYMLPKLLDPNDKDRYFVDFNQDDEVVLLINNLGGVSNLIISAIVSKTTDLLKKEYNITPVQTIAGTLMTSFNADGFSITLLNASKASRELKKEFSNVENVLDLLNAPTDAPAWPLSANTDTQGPKFDENILKNEIEVKDAGAYDYDALCKWMKAGAEQVIKSEPHITSLDSKVGDGDCGYTLVAGVKGITENLDRISKESLSEATAQIADFIESSMGGTSGGLYSILVSGISHGLIDICKNAKEPVTPEIASKAFEIGLNTLYKYTKARPGASTMVDALDPFVKEFARSKDYNKAVEAADKGAKSTAHSEAAFGRASYVGDSSNIEDPGAIGIVEFMKGVQSVL, via the coding sequence ATGAGCGAAGCAGAATTGAATGTGAAGTCATTTGAGATAGATGATGCTCTTGAGGCAAGTTTAAAGGGATTTGCACTTGCCAATCCATCGATTACATTGGTCCCTGAGGAGAAGTTTTTATTCAGAAAGACAGATAAGAAAAAGGTTGCCCTGATCTCTGGTGGTGGTTGTGGACATGAACCAGTGCACGCCGGTTATGTCGGTAAAGGTATGCTGGGCGGTGCTGTTTGCGGTGATATCTTTGCATCTCCATCTACCAAGCAAATTGTGAAAGGTGTGAGAATTGTCAATGAGAATGCGTCAGGTGTTTTGTTGATAGTCAAAAATTACACAGGAGATGTGCTGCATTTTGGTTTATCTTCCGAGAGAGCTAGAGTCTTGGATATTGACTGTGGTATGGCGGTTGTCGGTGATGATGTTGCTGTCGGACGTGAAAAAGGTGGAAAAGTTGGTAGAAGGGCACTAGCGGGTACTGTTTTGGTTCATAAGATTGTTGGGGCGTTTGCAGAAGAGTATTCGAGTAAATACGGTGTTAAAGGCTGTGAAAAGGTGGCTAATATAATCACCGATAGTTTAGTTACAATTGGTTCTTCATTGGACCATTGTAAAGTTCCGggaagaaaatttgaaagtgaGCTAactgaaaatcaaatggAATTGGGTATGGGTATTCATAATGAGCCAGGTGTCAAAGTTCTTGAACCAATTCCTTCCACTGAGGAGCTTATTTCCAAGTACATGCTTCCAAAATTATTGGATCCAAACGATAAAGATAGATACTTCGTCGATTTTAatcaagatgatgaagTGGTATTACTGATTAATAACCTCGGAGGTGTATCTAACCTAATCATTTCGGCAATTGTATCAAAGACTACTGATCTATTAAAGAAGGAATATAACATCACGCCGGTACAAACTATTGCCGGTACTTTGATGACTTCATTTAATGCCGATGGTTTCAGTATCACGTTACTGAATGCTTCCAAGGCTTCTagagaattgaaaaaagaattttccaatgttgaaaatgttcttgatcttctcAATGCGCCTACAGATGCACCAGCATGGCCACTTTCTGCAAATACAGACACGCAAGGCCCTAAATTCGATGAAAACATcttaaaaaatgaaattgaagttAAAGATGCGGGTGCCTACGACTACGATGCACTTTGTAAGTGGATGAAAGCTGGTGCGGAGCAAGTTATCAAAAGTGAACCTCATATCACATCTTTAGATTCCAAAGTCGGTGACGGTGATTGCGGTTATACTTTGGTTGCGGGGGTGAAGGGAATCACAGAAAACCTGGATAGAATATCGAAGGAATCACTTTCAGAAGCAACTGCACAAATAGCTGACTTCATCGAAAGCTCAATGGGTGGTACCTCCGGAGGGCTATACTCGATTTTAGTTTCAGGCATTTCACATGGTTTGATTGACATCTGCAAAAACGCCAAAGAACCGGTTACTCCTGAAATCGCAAGTAaagcatttgaaattggtcTTAACACTCTTTATAAATATACAAAGGCAAGGCCAGGTGCTTCTACAATGGTTGACGCACTCGACCCATTTGTCAAAGAGTTTGCAAGGTCCAAAGACTACAACAAAGCTGTGGAAGCGGCAGATAAGGGGGCAAAATCAACAGCACACTCAGAAGCAGCGTTCGGTAGAGCTTCGTATGTGGGAGACTCATCCAACATTGAAGATCCTGGTGCTATAGGTATCGTGGAATTTATGAAGGGTGTACAATCGGTTTTATAA
- the POB3 gene encoding FACT complex subunit POB3 (similar to Saccharomyces cerevisiae POB3 (YML069W); ancestral locus Anc_4.333) — protein sequence MSTDFDRIYLNQSKFSGRFRIADSGLGWKATASGGSAASQSKAPFLLPATEIYTVQWSRGCREYELKINTRNQGVVQLDGFSQEDFNLVKNDFHRRFNVQIEQKEHSLRGWNWGKLDLTRNEMVFAVNGKPAFEIPYAHINNSNLTSKNEVAIEFNIQDENYQPAGDEMVEMRYYIPGAVSDGNEEEMPKKEEEGEMVPKKEEDENENVEKESKEERTMAEAFHEELKAKADIGEVAGDSIVSFQDVFFATPRGRYDIDIYRNSIRLRGKTYEYKLQHRQIQRIVSLPKADDIHHLIVLSIEPPLRQGQTTYPFLVMQFQKDEETEVQLNLEDDDFEKNYKDKLKKQYDAKSHIVISHVLKGLTGKRVIVPGAYKSKYEQCAVSCSYKANEGYLYPLDNAFFFLTKPTLYIPFSDVSSVNISRAGQTSTSSKTFDLEVLLRSNRGFTTFANISKEEQQLLEQFLKSKNLRVKNEDKEAQERLQSALGSDSEDEDINMGSAGEDEESFDEEFRASSDDDDVAEEYNSDIAASSDEEGGSAERPAKKPKVE from the coding sequence ATGAGTACAGACTTTGATAGAATATACTTGAACCAGTCAAAGTTCAGCGGAAGATTCCGTATTGCGGATTCTGGATTAGGTTGGAAGGCCACTGCCAGCGGTGGTTCAGCAGCTAGTCAATCTAAGGCACCATTTCTATTACCAGCTACTGAAATATATACAGTTCAGTGGAGTAGAGGCTGCAGAGAATATGAGCTGAAAATAAATACTAGAAATCAAGGTGTCGTACAACTAGATGGGTTTTCACAAGAGGATTTCAATTTGgtcaaaaatgatttccATCGTCGTTTCAACGTTCAGATAGAGCAAAAGGAACACTCGTTACGTGGATGGAATTGGGGAAAACTTGATTTGACTAGGAATGAGATGGTATTTGCCGTAAATGGTAAACCAGCGTTTGAGATTCCATATGCTCATATAAACAACTCTAACTTAACCTCCAAGAACGAAGTGGCGATCGAATTTAATATTCAGGATGAGAATTATCAACCAGCGGGTGACGAAATGGTTGAGATGAGGTATTACATTCCAGGTGCTGTCTCGGATGGAAATGAGGAAGAAATgccaaagaaagaagaagaagggGAAATGGTGCCAAAAAAGGAGGAAGATGAGAATGAGAATGTGGAGAAGGAGTCTAAAGAGGAAAGAACTATGGCAGAAGCTTTCCATGAAGAGTTAAAAGCAAAGGCCGATATAGGTGAAGTAGCTGGTGATTCTATTGTATCATTCCAAGACGTTTTCTTTGCCACGCCCAGAGGTCGTtatgatattgatatctACAGAAACTCTATCAGGCTTAGAGGTAAGACTTATGAATATAAGTTGCAACATCGTCAAATCCAGAGAATCGTTTCTTTGCCAAAGGCAGATgatattcatcatttaatCGTGCTCTCGATTGAGCCACCTTTACGTCAAGGTCAAACTACGTATCCATTTTTGGTAATGcagtttcaaaaagatgaagagacGGAAGTACAACTTAATCTCGAGGACGatgattttgagaaaaattaTAAAGACAAACTGAAAAAGCAATATGACGCAAAATCTCATATCGTTATCAGCCACGTTCTAAAGGGTCTGACGGGTAAAAGAGTCATTGTTCCAGGTGCGTATAAATCGAAATATGAGCAATGTGCAGTATCCTGCTCTTATAAAGCTAACGAAGGCTATTTATACCCCTTGGAtaatgctttttttttccttacGAAGCCAACTCTATATATTCCATTTTCTGATGTAAGCTCTGtgaatatttcaagagCAGGTCAAACTTCAACATCGTCAAAGacttttgatttggaaGTCCTACTTCGTTCTAACAGAGGCTTTACGACGTTTGCAAACATTAGTAAAGAGGAGCAGCAATTATTGGAgcagtttttgaaatcgaaGAATTTAAGAGTGAAGAATGAAGATAAGGAAGCTCAAGAGAGATTACAGAGCGCCCTTGGATCTGAttctgaagatgaggatATAAATATGGGATCTGCTGGTGAAGACGAAGAATCTTTTGACGAAGAATTTCGCGCAAGCTCAGATGACGACGATGTTGCCGAAGAATATAATTCTGATATTGCTGCCAGTAGTGACGAAGAAGGCGGTTCTGCTGAGAGGCCAGCTAAAAAGCCAAAAGTAGAATGA
- the ITT1 gene encoding RBR-type E3 ubiquitin transferase (similar to Saccharomyces cerevisiae ITT1 (YML068W); ancestral locus Anc_4.332) — MGESASLKEDLSILMDMYPELLLDTALQEIEESSSTPMMGSLPFKMSLSVDLLVEYEDQCLPFSQMIDDMISFSVKPSEYPQNINFSIESEWMSEEHISVLCEAIHSEFDRFVDPQSELYDAFTPLLMLIFGFLTEDSAEILFNDGKLKCHSKKIYNKFVRLYDDVECKKFERSNFNCAICMETKKGTKMVKLPCLHYLCSDCTKSYFASMIEGGNIDRVRCPECKYQELDFSTYQDYSKLKKDLFTPAIPFEFFNDILSAELCKRYKDSFHAQKAVRLSKYCMLASIACPRCDYWCIKDDLNETLIQCPNCKFAFCFNCLHSWHGYNNKCGKKLKIADDIIEEYMDALTTDQRKKSLETKYGRKILEHGCGEYIAEKMLDMAIAEEGSDLQRCPQCRLVVQRSEGCNKMKCAVCETLFCYICGSLLNPEDPYEHFREPFSSCYGRLFEGMPGANS; from the coding sequence ATGGGCGAAAGTGCTAGTTTGAAAGAGGATCTAAGCATTTTGATGGATATGTATCCAGAGTTACTTCTCGATACAGCGCTGCAGGAAATTGAGGAGAGTAGCTCCACCCCAATGATGGGTTCCCTTCCTTTCAAAATGTCCTTATCTGTTGATCTGTTGGTGGAATACGAAGATCAGTGCTTGCCCTTCTCTCAGATGATTGACGATATGATATCTTTTAGCGTTAAACCATCTGAGTACCCCCAAAACATCAACTTCTCCATCGAATCCGAATGGATGTCAGAAGAACATATTTCAGTACTTTGTGAGGCTATTCACTCTGAATTTGATCGATTTGTTGATCCACAATCAGAATTATATGACGCTTTCACCCCTTTACTAATGTTGATATTTGGGTTCCTCACCGAGGATAGTGCGGAAATTCTATTTAATGACGGGAAGCTGAAATGCCACTCCAAGAAAATCTACAACAAGTTCGTGAGGCTTTACGATGATGTAGAGTGTAAGAAGTTTGAAAGAAGTAACTTTAATTGTGCTATCTGCATGGAAACAAAGAAAGGCACCAAAATGGTAAAACTCCCGTGCCTTCACTATTTATGCAGTGATTGCACCAAATCTTATTTTGCATCAATGATTGAGGGAGGAAATATAGACCGAGTACGATGCCCCGAGTGTAAATATCAAGAACTGGACTTTTCGACGTATCAAGACTATTCCAAGCTTAAGAAAGACTTATTTACACCCGCCATaccttttgaattcttcaatgatattttgTCCGCTGAGCTTTGTAAAAGATACAAGGACTCTTTTCACGCACAAAAAGCAGTAAGACTTTCTAAATACTGTATGCTCGCAAGCATTGCTTGTCCAAGATGTGATTACTGGTGTATAAAAgatgatttgaatgaaacTTTGATTCAATGCCCAAACTGTAAATTCGCTTTCTGCTTCAATTGCCTTCATTCTTGGCATGGCTATAATAACAAATGTGGAAAGAAGCTCAAAATAGCAGACGATATAATAGAAGAATATATGGATGCTCTAACAACGGATCaacgaaaaaaatctttagaAACCAAATACGGGAGAAAGATCCTGGAGCACGGGTGTGGTGAGTATATCGCGGAAAAAATGCTTGATATGGCAATAGCAGAAGAAGGTTCGGATTTACAAAGATGTCCCCAGTGTCGACTTGTGGTTCAAAGAAGTGAAGGATGTAACAAAATGAAATGCGCTGTTTGCGAAACGTTATTTTGCTATATATGTGGCAGCTTATTAAATCCAGAAGATCCATACGAACATTTTAGAGAGCCATTTTCTTCCTGTTATGGCCgactttttgaaggaatGCCTGGTGCAAATTCTTAG
- the GMC2 gene encoding Gmc2p (similar to Saccharomyces cerevisiae YLR445W; ancestral locus Anc_4.331): protein MLEAVRSGGKIPEQANMSNCMSLRDLAAEYKGKGQEDDIKKQLMKEEILIRIQETTKLIHETSSKPVDESNGGSNSESGHIEKMEWDSLYELSANVMDDYTRHVDSILADLDQLYQKQYLWQESAFVIDSHRGAAVIGKAEGWMKLKEQHLDHKLEEFERSASVIKSTIERLTTGK, encoded by the exons ATGTTAGAAGCAGTAAGATCTGGTGGGAAAATTCCTGAACAAGCAAATATGTCTAATTGTATGTCACTACGTGATTTAGCCGCCGAGTATAAAGGGAAGGGCCAGGAAGACGACATAAAGAAGCAGCTgatgaaagaggaaattTTAATTCGAATTCAGGAAACAACGAAGTTGATACATGAAACGTCTTCAAAACCAGTAGATGAAAGTAATGGAGGAAGCAATAGTGAAAGCGGccatattgaaaaaatggagtGGGATTCGCTATATGAGCTGTCAGCCAATGTCATGGATGATTACACAAGACATGTGGATTCCATTCTTGCAGATTTGGATCAACTGTACCAA AAGCAATACCTATGGCAGGAATCCGCCTTTGTGATAGACTCCCATAGAGGGGCAGCGGTTATTGGCAAAGCTGAGGGATGGATGAAACTGAAGGAGCAGCATTTAGATCACAAGCTCGAAGAATTCGAAAGGTCCGCAAGTGTTATCAAAAGCACTATAGAGAGACTCACTACAGGAAAATGA